ATTAGAAGATGATAGGTAGCGCAATGCAATAGCTAATTCTCCATAACTGACTTACGTCAGGGGAATTTTACGTCTTTTTGACGTAAGGGAGGTTATATACATACCAttctttgttagaaaaataattatttattgtgaCAATGACATCCGTCAAAGATTCGTTAAAAGAAGACGTTCAAATTGAACCAtcttttatggaaaattcagCAGATCACAACTCAAGGTGTGGATCGCCAAAACGTGGAACTACGCTTTCGACAAGCACAAGTAGCTTCGAAGCACTGGACCCACATGATCCAAATCTTAGTCGTTTAGCTAATACGATGTTTCAAAAAACTGGTGAATATTTACAAGAGGAACTTACTTCCACTCATGCTGATTATCGTTTACTGGAACGATTAAACAAAGAAACTATTGCGAAATATACCGAACTAAAAACAATATCGTCTAGTGTAGCTCAATCTTTGGATTCtctaaacgaaaaatataaaaaattgcaacCAATTTTAGATAACATCAATGAAATTGATGATAGTGTAACTAAACTAGAACAAGCTGCATATAAATTGGCAGCATATTCAAAACGATTAGAAGCAAAATTTAAGGACAttgaaaaagatacaaaaagcAAGTAGAACTGTAATAGATTAAGCTAAAAACATGTTAATTCGaacattgtattatttattgtccaaataagaaatatattaatagaattaaGATTATATTTTCTGTTATGATAAAAGTAAGTAATAAGAAAAAACaaccattaatttttatttttgtaattaactATACTAGAATACAGTCTTACACACATACATTTCTTTATGAAAGTTTTGTAAAAATGTGTTGTgtgttctttttcttacattatatcacataatatatttctaattatattttattctacctATGAATCTAtgtgttattttttatatggAAAATATAAGACCCAATTTTAGAAGTtgctaaaaaataataaatatgaagtaatttgtaacataaatagaagccaaaaataaatattcttatatgtaacaaaaaatataactaGAATATATCAATACATAAtgctttcaaaaataaaaatctccaTTAGTATACAATCTATTGATTGAAATTTGCTcgaattgtatataatataaatctttttttataattgtatatcaGACAGGCATggatgtatttttaatattaccacAGCATGtcattttccaataaaaattttgtttagatAATAATTGATTGTATTACTGAAATATATGGAAAGCATAATCAAGTAATACATGCAgcatatttatatcatttactaatcgaaattcttattttattttgaatatttaatattgaatgtgttaatttttaaaatttatgttgttt
The DNA window shown above is from Bombus fervidus isolate BK054 chromosome 8, iyBomFerv1, whole genome shotgun sequence and carries:
- the Blos2 gene encoding biogenesis of lysosome-related organelles complex 1 subunit 2 → MTSVKDSLKEDVQIEPSFMENSADHNSRCGSPKRGTTLSTSTSSFEALDPHDPNLSRLANTMFQKTGEYLQEELTSTHADYRLLERLNKETIAKYTELKTISSSVAQSLDSLNEKYKKLQPILDNINEIDDSVTKLEQAAYKLAAYSKRLEAKFKDIEKDTKSK